One Vigna unguiculata cultivar IT97K-499-35 chromosome 7, ASM411807v1, whole genome shotgun sequence genomic region harbors:
- the LOC114191737 gene encoding protein SMAX1-LIKE 3, which translates to MRTGSCAVQQGLTPEAASIVKQAVTLAKRRGHAQVTPLHVANTMLSITNGLLRTACLQSHSHPLQCKALELCFNVALNRLPASTSSSPMLQGSHHHHSHACPSISNALVAAFKRAQAHQRRGSIENQQQPLLAVKIELEQLIISILDDPSVSRVMREAGFSSTQVKSNVEQAVSLEICSQNNGSGNNSNSNGNSNTKTKENSGSGEKGLVLDPIRGEDVASVIENLASQRKRSVVIVGECVTSMESVVRGVMEKVDRGDAGECLRGVKFIPLSLSSFGNVSRVEVEQKIEELRNLVKRSEEHNKGYVLYLGDLKWVFDYRSRGSQGRACYCPVDHMVMEIGKLVNGFEENGGRFRLMGVATFQAYMRCKNGQPSLETLWDLHPITIPAGTLRLSLITDSGVENEAINKKADKRSSWLLLEGVEDEHKQQPCFAEASTKNETEIRSFQSSTCNSDSSTSTLPAWLQQYKNENKGITYNDQNCVPVGELCKKWNSMCSSIQKQPYPSDKTLTLSSVSPTSSTSGFSYEQQHSNLHQTHHEWQVGSPKDSLNNHHFWVSNNGCNNPKEPTLRVYIPENKDNNTKQPFSSPNPNSASSSDVMEVEHVSRFKELNSENLKTLCNALEKKVSWQKDIIPEIASTILQCRSGMVRRKGKVRNSEEVKEETWLVFQGVDVEAKEKITRELARLVFGSHNHVVSIALSSFASTRADSTEDYSRNKRSREETSCSYIERFAEAMMNNPHRVFLVEDIEQADYCSQLGFKRAMERGRVADSNGEEIALCDAIIILSCESFSSRSRTCSPSIKQKSMSEEEKINGDIGTLEETSPCVSLDLNISIDDENEVEDRSVDEIGLLESVDRKIIFNFQEL; encoded by the exons ATGAGAACAGGAAGCTGCGCCGTGCAACAGGGTCTAACCCCGGAAGCTGCAAGCATAGTGAAGCAAGCGGTGACACTCGCGAAGCGTCGCGGGCACGCGCAGGTGACGCCGCTCCACGTTGCGAACACGATGCTCTCGATCACCAACGGCCTTCTACGAACCGCGTGTCTCCAATCCCACTCTCACCCTCTTCAGTGCAAGGCCCTGGAGCTTTGCTTCAACGTTGCGCTCAATCGCTTACCGGCTTCAACCTCTTCCAGCCCCATGTTGCAAGGCTCTCACCACCACCACTCTCACGCCTGCCCCTCCATCTCCAACGCTTTGGTTGCCGCCTTCAAACGCGCTCAGGCGCACCAACGACGTGGATCCATCGAGAATCAACAACAGCCTCTTCTGGCAGTGAAAATAGAACTGGAGCAACTCATTATCTCGATCTTGGATGACCCTAGCGTTAGCCGAGTCATGAGGGAGGCTGGGTTCTCCAGCACCCAAGTGAAAAGCAACGTTGAACAAGCGGTTTCTCTGGAAATATGCTCTCAGAACAATGGTAGTGGCAATAACAGTAACAGTAACGGTAATAGTAATACTAAGACAAAGGAAAACAGTGGCAGTGGAGAGAAAGGGTTGGTGTTGGATCCCATTAGGGGTGAGGATGTTGCTAGTGTTATTGAGAATTTGGCGAGTCAGAGAAAGAGAAGTGTTGTGATTGTAGGAGAGTGTGTTACGAGTATGGAGAGTGTGGTTAGAGGAGTGATGGAAAAGGTTGATAGAGGGGATGCTGGTGAGTGTCTCAGGGGTGTGAAGTTTAtccctctttctctttcttcttttgggAATGTTTCGAGAGTGGAAGTTGAGCAAAAGATTGAAGAGTTGAGAAATCTTGTGAAGAGAAGTGAAGAACACAACAAAGGGTATGTTTTGTATCTGGGAGATCTCAAATGGGTGTTTGATTACAGAAGTCGTGGATCACAAGGGAGAGCGTGTTATTGTCCCGTGGATCACATGGTGATGGAGATTGGGAAGCTTGTGAATGGGTTTGAAGAAAATGGTGGAAGGTTTCGGTTGATGGGTGTTGCCACTTTTCAAGCTTACATGAGATGCAAAAATGGCCAACCATCGTTGGAGACTCTTTGGGATCTTCATCCCATTACTATCCCTGCCGGAACCTTGCGCTTGAGTCTCATCACTGACAG TGGTGTAGAAAATGAGGCCATAAACAAGAAAGCTGACAAGAGAAGTAGCTGGCTCTTACTCGAAGGAGTGGAGGATGAACACAAACAACAACCTTGTTTCGCGGAAGCTTCCACCAAGAATGAGACCGAAATTCGAAGCTTTCAAAGCAGTACTTGTAATAGTGACTCCTCAACTTCAACCCTCCCTGCATGGCTCCAACAGTACAAAAATGAGAATAAAGGAATCACCTACAATGATCAG AATTGTGTCCCAGTGGGAGAGCTTTGCAAAAAGTGGAACTCTATGTGCAGTTCAATCCAAAAGCAACCTTATCCTTCGGACAAAACACTCACATTATCCTCAGTGTCACCCACTTCCTCAACCTCAGGTTTCTCATACGAACAACAACATTCGAATTTGCACCAAACCCATCACGAGTGGCAAGTGGGTTCACCCAAAGACTCATTGAACAACCACCATTTCTGGGTCTCAAACAATGGATGCAACAACCCCAAGGAACCAACTTTGCGAGTGTACATTCCAGAGAACAAGGACAACAACACAAAGCAACCATTCTCATCTCCCAACCCTAACTCCGCTTCTTCCAGTGACGTCATGGAAGTGGAGCACGTGAGCAGGTTCAAAGAGTTGAACTCGGAGAACTTGAAAACACTGTGCAATGCTTTGGAGAAAAAGGTGTCGTGGCAGAAGGATATAATACCGGAAATTGCGAGCACCATTTTGCAGTGTCGTTCTGGCATGgtgagaagaaaaggaaaagtgagaaaCAGTGAagaagtgaaagaagaaacGTGGTTGGTGTTCCAAGGTGTTGATGTGGAAGCTAAAGAGAAAATAACAAGAGAATTGGCTCGGCTTGTTTTTGGATCCCACAACCACGTCGTTTCCATAGCATTGAGTAGTTTCGCGTCGACAAGAGCAGATTCAACTGAGGATTATAGCAGGAACAAGAGATCGAGAGAAGAAACAAGTTGCAGTTACATAGAGAGGTTCGCAGAAGCAATGATGAACAACCCTCATAGAGTGTTTCTTGTTGAAGATATAGAACAAGCGGATTATTGTTCTCAACTTGGTTTCAAAAGGGCCATGGAGAGAGGAAGAGTTGCGGATTCAAACGGTGAAGAGATTGCACTTTGTGACGCAATCATCATTCTGAGCTGTGAAAGTTTCAGTTCAAGATCAAGGACTTGTTCTCCTTCGATCAAACAAAAATCGATGTCTGAGGAAGAAAAGATCAATGGTGACATTGGAACTTTGGAGGAGACAAGCCCTTGTGTTTCTTTGGATTTGAATATTTCCATTGATGACGAGAACGAGGTTGAGGATCGATCGGTGGATGAAATTGGGCTTCTTGAATCCGTGGACAGAAAGATTATATTCAACTTTCAGGAATTGTGA